The region TTAAATGACACCCGGTACATTTCACGCTTTTTCGCCAACTTTATTCGTGAGCATCTCAAATTCGCCGAAAGTGATGATAAGCAAAAAGTATATACGGTCAACGGCCGCGTTACCGCCCATTTGCGAAGCCGCTGGGATTTTAACAAAAACCGTGAAGAATCGGATTTGCATCATGCCGTCGATGCCGCGATCGTCGCCTGCACATCGCCAAGCGATATTGCCCGAGTCACCGCCTTTTATCAACGGCGCGAGCAATGTAAAGAATCGGCCAAGAAAGCAGAACCGCACTTTCCGCAACCTTGGCCGCACTTCGCCGATGAACTGCGGGCACGTTTATCAAAAAATCCGAAAGAGAGTATAAAAGCTCTCAATCTTGGAAATTATGATGATCAGAAACTCGAATCGTTGCAGCCGGTTTTTGTATCCCGAATGCCGAAGCGGAGCGTTACAGGGGCGGCTCATCAAGAAACGTTACGGCGATACATCGGCATCGATGAGCGGAGCGGGAAAATCCAAACCGTTGTCAAAACGAAACTGTCCGAAATTAAACTGGATGAGACAGGGCATTTCCCGATGTACGGCAAAGAAAGCGATCCGCCAGCGTCTGCTTGAGCATAACAACGATCCGAAAAAGGCGTTCCAGGAACCTCTGTACAAGCCGAAAAAGAACGGGGAACCCGGGCCCATCATTCGGACAGTGAAAATCATCGACACGAAAAACCAAGTCATCCCGCTAAATGACGGCAAAACCGTCGCCTACAACAGCAACATCGTCCGGGTCGATGTATTCGAGAAAGACGGCAAATACTATTGCGTTCCCGTCTACACAATGGACATCATGAAAGGTGTTTTGCCAAACAAATCCATTGAGCCAAACAAACCGTACTCTGAGTGGAAGGAAATGACGGAAGACTATACGTTCCGATTCAGCTTATATCCGAATGATCTCATCCGCATTGAGCTTCCTCGGGAAAAAACAATCAAAACCGCCGGGGGCGAGGAAATCAAAATCAAGGATCTTTTTGCCTACTATAAAACCATTCATTCGGGAACAGCAGGACTGGAATTAGTCAGCCATGACTGTAGCTTCTCCCTCTCAGGCGTCGGTTCAAGAACCCTCAAACGATTCGATAAATACCAAGTAGATGTACTCGGCAACATCTACAAAGTGAGAGGGGAAAAGAGAGTTGGGTTGGCGTCATCTGCTCATTCGAAAACCGGGGAAACTGTCCGTCCGTTACAATCAACTCGTGATTGAACAAGAAGAAAAAGTTTCTATCCCATTGTATGAGTAAGTTTATGCGATTGCTCGTCTTTTTTGACCTTCCCGTCGTGACCAATCAGGAGAAGCGCGAATACCGGCGATTTCGCACATTCCTGCTAAACGAAGGGTACGATATGTTGCAGTTTTCTGTCTACAGCCGCGTCTGCCATGGACACGAAGCAACGGACAAACACCTAGCAAGGTTAAAACGCAACTTACCCCCTCGAGGATCGATTCGGGCAATGGTCGTAACGGAAAAGCAGTACGCAAAAATGCAGCTGCTTCTTGGGGAGCCGACAGCACAAGAAAAGAAAATCACATCCACCCAGCTGACGCTTTTTTAAAAAAACGGGAATGGTTCCCCTTTTTTGCATAAGCACATTTGCATTTTTTGAAAGCAAAAAAGCCTGCGATCCTTGAGATGGCAGGCTTTTTTGGATACGTATTATACCACAGCGATAATCTCAGGGGAACTATGACGCTTCTTCCATTATCCCCATCCTGCTAAGGAAAGGACTTGTTCGCCCCGTCCTTCTCTATATCCCCCTCCAACCTCCCGATAATCGCCTCTTGATACCCCGCCTTTTTGCGCCGCTTCATCTCTTCTTTCACCGGAAGCAAATCCTCAGCCGAGATCGATGCGAGTTTGGCGAGTCGCTCAGGTGGAAGTTCGACCGCTGGGTTGGCCGCCACGTAATCGTCCAAGGAAAAGCGCCAGAGTGCGACGGCCGAGCCGTACCGTTCAAGCAATCGTTCGGCCATGGCCAATCCTTCCGGGTCAAAATCGCCGGAGTAAAGCAGGCGCGCGCCAGAGACAGCGAGCAAATCCAGCAGTTTCATCGTCGCCAAGTTCATTTGCCCGTTTGTGCTCACAAGCGGGGCGCGGGTGTCAAGCAACGTGGAGAAAACACCAGCGTTTTCCACAATGTACACCGTCCCGCCGCGGGCAGGATAGGCGCGCGCAAGCGGCAGCACTTCCCGCAGCGGCACGTTCAGCGCCGCGTTTGTTTCCGCGGCGGCGGAAAAGACGGGATGGGAACCGTTTTCCGTTTCCGCTAGGATGTTGGCGCACGTGACAAAGTTCAATATATCCTCACGGAGCAGCCCGACTGACTGCAACAATTCATTGACGCTCTCGACCGACGCCACATCCCACTCGCCCGGTACAGTCGCTTGCAAGGCGGCTAACAACAGTTTGCCGGAAAGCGTGGGCAAATCGAACGCATGCGGATCGCCTGCCACTTGCTGGGCAAAGAGCGGGAGGCGCATGTACGAAGAGAGCGGCAGGCGGCGCAGAGCGGCACCGACAAGGCGGACGGCGGCCTCAAGGCCGTTGCGGTCGGTTTCGTACGCCGCTTGGACGAAGCGCTGGCTGCGAACCGCCTCAACCCAATGATGCTCCTTCACAAGGCGCGCGAAAAACCGCTCCCTTTCTTCTTCCGCCGCTTGCCGCTGTTCTCTTTTTGACACGAGCCTCTCGCCGAAATATTGTTCGAGCAGTTCCACAAGCCCAATGCCTGCGAACCGCGTTTGTTCGAGCTGTTTTTCAAAATCAGAGAGGGAGACGCGCGAGACGTCTTTGCCGAAAAAGGCGGCGATCGTCTCCCGCTCTTCATCGGAAAACGCCGCCAACGAAACCGTGCCGCCAACGCGGCCGAGCGACTCGTACTTGCGCTTCATCTCGACCAATAGGCGGTGGAACGCTGGCTCAGAGCGGAAAAAGGCGGATGCTTCCTTGGCTGTGCTCACGTCTCGATCATCTCCCATTCTTCGTCATCGGTGACGAGCTGTTTGACGCGCCCATTCCAACGATAATGAATGACGGTGACAAACGACGCATTGCGCGGGCGGACGAGCTCACAAATGGATAAAGCGGGCACGGTGTCGTAGTCGCCCCAGAGCGCCTGCGAATTCATGATGTAGTTAAAGCCGAGCTGTTCGACAAGGCCGAATAGGTTGCGGATGTTGTTTTCATCGACGCCAGCGAACGCCTCGTCGAGCGAGATGATGTACGGCGCGTCATCGCCCGCTTCCTGGTAAAGTGAATACGCCGCGGCAAAGAGCGGGATGTACATCGCCATCGCCTTTTCCCCGCCGCTGAATTGGTAAAAGCGATGGTTCGTCAGCTCGCGTTTCGGCTCGTTCGCTTTTTCGTAATAAAGGGTGAACGCAAACCATTTTCGATAGTCAAGCACTTCTTTTATGATTTGATGAAGCGTGTTGCCTTGACCGCGCTCCTCAAGCAGTTCGCGGGCACGGGCGATTTTCGAGCGGAAGTGGTTCGTCACCCGCTGCAAATCTTCCTCTTTCAACAACCGCGGATCGATCCGCAACAGGTGGACCAACTCCTTCGTGTCGAGCTCCGCTTCCGTTTCTGCCGTTTTCGGTTTCCATTGAATGGACAACACGAGTCCTGATGACGTATCAAGCCCGCCCATCAGCTTGTTCATATCGCTCACCCACCGCTCGGCGCGCTGGATGCGGCTGCGCAAAATGCGGCCGACCGATTTTAAAATGACGTCCTCATACAGCTCGCGGTCTTGTTCTTTCATATATTCGTGCTGCAAGACGATGTCGCGTTCCACTTCCGCCAACATCGCAAACGGCGTGGCGCGCTGGCCTTTGTAGTCGAGGAAAATGACGTGGCGCTCCTGTTTTTCCCGCCAGTCCGCCGCTTTCATCGCCATTTCGTCGTCTGGTGCGGATGTGATCCATTCGTGATCTCCGTCATCCGGCAGCCGCTCGAGCGTCGCCCGGTATTCGGTCAAGTTGGACGACTCTTGAAAAAAGACGGTGTTCAGTCGGGCGAGAAGCGAGGAGAGCGTCTCTTTCAGCACCGCCCCGTACCGCTGTTTCGCTTCTTTCGCCTGTTCCGGAAGCGAACGCGAGCGGTCTAGTTCCACCAACCCGAGCGCCGCTTCGCGGGCGAACGACTCTTCCCACATGGCGGCAAGCCTGCGGGCGAATGCTTCCCGTTTCTCTCCTTTTTCCAATTCTGCGCGGATGAACGCCAACTGCTGTTCCGTCCGCGCCCGTTCGTTGACAAGCCGCGGAATTTCGCCGCGCAACGCAGCGAGCCGTTCCCGAATGCGGGCGATTTCCGCGCGAATGTCGTCCGCTCCCATTTGCGCAAGCGTCCGTTCCATTTCCGAAATTCGCAAAGCCAGCCGTTCCTCTTCATCGAGCAGCCGATTTCGCTCACCTTTGGCCTCATCGATCTCTTCGATCAGCGTCGCCAGCCGCTCTTGTTGCTGGGTGATCATTGCTTCGATATGGCGCGCCTCGCGATAATGGATTTCCAGCTCGTGCCAGTGGCGGACGTACGATTTCATGGCCAGCCGTGCTTGTTCGCAGCCGTCTAAGGAAAACTCGACGTTCAACCCCGTTGACTGTTCGCGCAGCGTCTGTTTCAATTGTTGCCACTCTCGGGCCAAGCGGGCGGCTTTTTCTTCTTGCCGCTTCCAGTCTCGTTCTTTGCTTTCGGCCTGGAGGCGGGCTTCCTCGCGTTCCTCAAACGCCGTGTGCACATCGCGGTCGGATGGAAACGCGGCAAACCAGTCCGCAAGCGCGGCAATGGCGGCTTCGACTGATTCATGTTCCGTTCGCAAACGGTCGCGCTGGCGCCGCAACGCAGCGATTTCTTCTTCCAGCGCCGCGATTTTCTCCATCCGCCACCGTTCTCTCGCCGTGCGGCCGATAAACATCGCCTGCTCTCTCACTGGCGCGTGCCCACGCAACAGGCCGATCGCATAGCGACCCGCCTCATCGAGCGCCATGCCTCCTTCTTGTTCCGCATCGGTGATGACGATGCTTCGGAGAACGTCATCAATCCGCTCAGCAGACACAGGCGCGTCCGCATCGGGACGCAAATAGTCGGCGAGTGTATGCGCCATATGGACAGGGTTCGGAATGAGCACGCGGTCGCAAACCACATCGACATCGCGGTCCGCGATGAGCGCATCGAGCAGCCCGGCGTGCGAGAGCGCTGATTCGATCCGTTCGCGCACGTTCTCT is a window of Geobacillus kaustophilus DNA encoding:
- the cas2 gene encoding CRISPR-associated endonuclease Cas2 — translated: MRLLVFFDLPVVTNQEKREYRRFRTFLLNEGYDMLQFSVYSRVCHGHEATDKHLARLKRNLPPRGSIRAMVVTEKQYAKMQLLLGEPTAQEKKITSTQLTLF
- a CDS encoding TIGR02679 family protein; its protein translation is MSTAKEASAFFRSEPAFHRLLVEMKRKYESLGRVGGTVSLAAFSDEERETIAAFFGKDVSRVSLSDFEKQLEQTRFAGIGLVELLEQYFGERLVSKREQRQAAEEERERFFARLVKEHHWVEAVRSQRFVQAAYETDRNGLEAAVRLVGAALRRLPLSSYMRLPLFAQQVAGDPHAFDLPTLSGKLLLAALQATVPGEWDVASVESVNELLQSVGLLREDILNFVTCANILAETENGSHPVFSAAAETNAALNVPLREVLPLARAYPARGGTVYIVENAGVFSTLLDTRAPLVSTNGQMNLATMKLLDLLAVSGARLLYSGDFDPEGLAMAERLLERYGSAVALWRFSLDDYVAANPAVELPPERLAKLASISAEDLLPVKEEMKRRKKAGYQEAIIGRLEGDIEKDGANKSFP